TATTTTCTCAAGAATATGATGAAAAGGCGTTGCGCTTAAAGGAAAAAAATCCCCCTTTGATAGAGGAGCTTTTTGACTTATACAATACGATTAATGAGCGTTACGCAATAGAATATCTGCACGATAGCTTAGAGCATATGGAATCTTTGCTAACACTTTTTGATTTGGGTTATATTGATTTGCAAGATAGAAGCAATACCGAAGTGCTTGTGCATTTGATTATCAAAAAGGTAATTAAGATTCTAAAACACAAAAACCATAGTGATATTATTCGGATTCAAGAGCAAGTGCAAGAAAGATACTTGCTGAATTGTAGCTTTTTTCAAAGTTTGCCTGATTATTGGGGATTGGCACAGAAATTCCCTGTAATGCCATTAGATAGGTTGAATCGTCGCCCTACGCGTTCTGCAAGCCTTTGGGATATTACTTGTGATAGCGACGGAGAAGTGGCATTTGACAAAAATACTCCCTTATTCTTACACGATATTGATGTCAATGAAGAGGAATATTTCTTGGGATTCTTTTTGGTGGGCGCATATCAAGAAGTGTTAGGAATGCGTCATAATCTCTTCACGCACCCCACAGAATTTAGCGTCGTTTTTGACGAGGAAGAAGGTGGATATAAGATTGAAAATCTACTAGAATCACAAACAATCCTAGATGTGTTAGAGGATTTGGATTATGATACCAAAGAGATTGAACGTTGTCTTAAGCAGCGACTAGAAGAGAGCAAAGAGATTGCAGAAGACGCCAAAAAGGAAGTTTTGGGGCAGCTTTATGTAATGCTTAGTGAAAATGGCTATTTAAGAACAGTATTTAAGAGTGAGGGAGAAAAATCTTGAGTTATGCCACTACACTTTTTGGCACTATCAAAGAAGATTTTGCAGTGATTTTAGAAAAAGACCCCGCAATTAATTCTAAAATTGAATTGTTTTTTAATTATCCCGGATTAATTGCTTTGGTGCATTATAGAATTGCGCACAAACTTTATCATCAGGGCTTTAAAGTTGTAGCAAGAATCTTTATGGGAATCACGCAATGGCTTACAAATGTGGATATTCACCCTGCGTGTAAAATTGGACATAGAGTGTTTATTGACCACGGGCACGGCGTAGTGATTGGTGAGACGGCAGAAGTAGGCAATGAAGTCGTGATTTATCAAGGCGTAAGCCTTGGGGGAGTGAGTTTGGAACGCACTAAGCGACACCCCACGATTGAAGATTTTGTGATTATTGGAGCGGGAGCTAAGGTGCTAGGAAATATCGTCGTAGGGGCACATTCAAAAATTGGGGCAAATTCTGTTGTGATTCGTCCTGTTCCTCCTAATTCCACAGCAGTTGGAATCCCTGCAAAGACGATTATCAAAGGAATGAGCGATGACTTAAATAAGATTCCAGACATTCAATATCAGCTTTTTAATTATCTGCAAAAGCGTTTGGAATTGTTAGAATCTGTCGCACCCAAAAATATAGAATTTATAGAATCTCGCAAGAAACTAGAGACTTTGTATCAAGAGTTTTTAAAAGCAAAAGTTTAATCTCGCTAATGAGGATTTCACAGCTACACAATGAAAAGCCAAGACTTTTCTCGCAAGGACGATTAACAAACCAAGTTATTAGGAAACGCTGAAGCAATTTATAATGTGAAACCTCGCTCATTAAGATTCTATGAAAATAGAATCCAAAAAATAAAATTACAAAAGATTTGAAGTGAATTTTTAAAAATTAATAAATTTTATATATAATTTCAAAATTTTATTTTTAGAGGTGTGAAATAGACAACTTACTTATTATTATCTGTGTTTTGGCTATGGCAGTAGTTTCTGGAATTATTTTAAATAAACTCAAAATTCCCGCGATTATTGGCTACATTGTTACAGGAACACTGACGGCTTATATTTTTGGATTTCGCGTTGAGGATTCTGTGGATTTAAACGAAGCTGCGGAGCTTGGAATCGTGTTTTTGATGTTTATGATAGGACTTGATTTTAGCTTCAAAAAAATCACACAGATGAAGCAAGAGGTTTTGCTCTTTGGCGGGTTGCAAATTGGAATCTCCATAGCCGTATTTTATGCTATTTGTCATTATCTGATAGGATTCAATCTTGACACTTCTATTATTTTGGCGAGTGCGGTGAGTTTGTCCTCTACGGCAATCGTTTTAAAAAGTCTCAACGAAACAAATCAAACCAAAACTCCTTATGGAATGGCAGCAGTAGGCATTTTAGTTTTTCAAGATATTGCGGTGATTCCCATTTTGCTAATGATTAAACTTTTGAGCAATCAAGATTTAAGTATGAGTGAAATGCTGTTAAGCACAGGCGTTTCTGCGGTAATTGTTTTATTGCTTTTGATGTTGCCCGGGAGATTCCTTGCGCGTATCGTATTGCGCTCAAGTGCCAAGATGAAAACAGATGAAATTTTTGTCGGGACGGTGTTTTTAATAGTGCTAGGTTCAGCATATCTTAGTAAATACTTTGGCTTCTCTCTCTCTCTTGGAGCATTTTTAGCAGGAATGCTTGTCTCTAATTCACCCTTTAAACATCAAGTAGCAAGCGTTTTAGTGTATTTTCGTGATTTGCTTTTAGGAGTTTTTTTTATCACGATTGGTATGCAAGTAGATGCAATTTTCTTGGCAAAATATTTTATCGTTGTTCTCTTGCTTGTTGCTTTGATGTTACTGATTAAAACCTTGATTATGTTCGCATTTTTAAGCCTCTTAAGAAAGGCAAAAGTTGCAATGCGCATTGCTCTTTCTCTCTCGCAAATTGGAGAATTTTCTTTCGCTATTTTCTTACTTGCTAGCCAACATAAGATTTTAAATTTAGGATTAGATGGCGGAATTTTGAATGGGATTTTTGGAAGTGAGTTTGTCGCTTCTATTACTCCAAACGAAATTTATCAATTCTTAACCTTAATGGTAATTTTCTCAATGATTGCGACACCTTTTATCTTGGATAGATTAGATTTGTGTGTTAAATTTGCTCTAAAAATTTTTAGGATTCCGCTTAAGATTGCAAAAATTGGTAGCAAGGTTGGACTTAATCAAAAATCGCAGACAGAGCATTCCTATGAAGTTGTGATTTGCGGATATGGAGCTTTGGGCAAAAAAGTATTAGAGTTTTTTAGTGGTTGTGATGTTACAACACTTGTGGTGGATTCCAATTATGAACGCGTAGAAGAGGGAATCAAAAAGGGTTGCAATATTGTGTATGGCAATATCACGGATAAAATGATTTTTAGAGAAATTGGAATCCAAAAAACAAAAGTTGTCATCTTATGTGTAGAATCTCCTTTAGCAATTGAAAAGGCTTGTCGGCATATTATGGATATTTCACATCTTGTAAGAGTAATTGCCCAAACCGATGAGGAGACAATAGAGGCAGACTTAAGAGGAATTGGACTTTATGCAGTCATTAATGGCAGTCGCGAGATTGCAGAAATATTGGCAAATTCTGCCTTAGAAGCTATTAAAGAATCTAAAGAAATGGGAATCAATAGGGAAGAGGAGAACCAATAGACAATGAAATCTTATCCTGAAAATTTTGCAAAACTTGTAGAATCTTTAGAGAAACTTCCAAGTATTGGCAGAAAATCTGCTACGCGTTTAGCATATTTTTTGGCATTTGAGGATAAGTTTAGCGCGTTAAGTTTGGCGCATAATATTGAATGCTGTGTCCAACAACTACGAATTTGCGAGGAATGTGGTGGAATCTCCAATGATTTTTTATGCTCTATTTGTAGTGATAATATGCGCAATAATGGCGAATTGTGCATTGTTGCGAATCCTAGAGAGATTTTTTTGTTAGAGGAGAGTGGAGAGTTTTTGGGTAAATATTTTGTAATAGAAAGTCTTGAGAAATTGGATTTGAAACATTTAGAGAAAATCATACAAAAAAATCATACAAAAGAGATAATTTTTGCTTTTAGCCCAACTTTGGGCAATGAAAGTGTGATGTTGTATTTGGAGGATAAATTAGAATATTTGGGATTGCAATTTACCAAAATTGCACAAGGTATTCCTACAGGCGTGAGTTTAGAAAATATTGACCAGCTCTCAATTATTCGCGCCTTACAATCCCGAGTCAAAATTTAGGATTTTTAAAAGGAGAAATTTTGACAGAAATTGTGAATAATTTACATCTTTATATCATTGCGATTGGAGCTATTCTATTTATTAGTGTTTATGCGAGTAAAGTTTCAGAAAAAATTGGATTTCCTCTATTGCTTATATTCTTGATTTTAGGAATGCTGTTAGGAAGTGAGGGGATTGTTGGAATCAAATTTGACAATGCACTTTTAGCACAAGCGGTTGGTTCGGTTTCACTGATTTTTATTCTTTATAGCGGGGGATTGGATACGCATTGGGGACAGATTAAGCCAGTGGTTGTTAGCGGGGTAATGTTGGCAACATTTGGGGTTTTGATTACAGCAGTGATTTTGGCTTGCTTTATTTACTTGATGTTGGATATTACGATTTTAGAAGCCTTGCTACTAGGCTCTATCATCTCTTCTACCGACGCTGCAGCAGTGTTTATGATTTTTCGCTCACATCAA
This is a stretch of genomic DNA from Helicobacter ganmani. It encodes these proteins:
- the cysE gene encoding serine O-acetyltransferase; this translates as MSYATTLFGTIKEDFAVILEKDPAINSKIELFFNYPGLIALVHYRIAHKLYHQGFKVVARIFMGITQWLTNVDIHPACKIGHRVFIDHGHGVVIGETAEVGNEVVIYQGVSLGGVSLERTKRHPTIEDFVIIGAGAKVLGNIVVGAHSKIGANSVVIRPVPPNSTAVGIPAKTIIKGMSDDLNKIPDIQYQLFNYLQKRLELLESVAPKNIEFIESRKKLETLYQEFLKAKV
- a CDS encoding cation:proton antiporter domain-containing protein, translating into MAVVSGIILNKLKIPAIIGYIVTGTLTAYIFGFRVEDSVDLNEAAELGIVFLMFMIGLDFSFKKITQMKQEVLLFGGLQIGISIAVFYAICHYLIGFNLDTSIILASAVSLSSTAIVLKSLNETNQTKTPYGMAAVGILVFQDIAVIPILLMIKLLSNQDLSMSEMLLSTGVSAVIVLLLLMLPGRFLARIVLRSSAKMKTDEIFVGTVFLIVLGSAYLSKYFGFSLSLGAFLAGMLVSNSPFKHQVASVLVYFRDLLLGVFFITIGMQVDAIFLAKYFIVVLLLVALMLLIKTLIMFAFLSLLRKAKVAMRIALSLSQIGEFSFAIFLLASQHKILNLGLDGGILNGIFGSEFVASITPNEIYQFLTLMVIFSMIATPFILDRLDLCVKFALKIFRIPLKIAKIGSKVGLNQKSQTEHSYEVVICGYGALGKKVLEFFSGCDVTTLVVDSNYERVEEGIKKGCNIVYGNITDKMIFREIGIQKTKVVILCVESPLAIEKACRHIMDISHLVRVIAQTDEETIEADLRGIGLYAVINGSREIAEILANSALEAIKESKEMGINREEENQ
- the recR gene encoding recombination mediator RecR; amino-acid sequence: MKSYPENFAKLVESLEKLPSIGRKSATRLAYFLAFEDKFSALSLAHNIECCVQQLRICEECGGISNDFLCSICSDNMRNNGELCIVANPREIFLLEESGEFLGKYFVIESLEKLDLKHLEKIIQKNHTKEIIFAFSPTLGNESVMLYLEDKLEYLGLQFTKIAQGIPTGVSLENIDQLSIIRALQSRVKI